From the genome of Solanum dulcamara chromosome 12, daSolDulc1.2, whole genome shotgun sequence:
TATGATTTGGTACTAGTCATTGTTACATGTTGAACATGTTGAATTCGTGATTTCGCGCCCAGTGAATGAACTACAGAAAATAGTTGATCCCAACtaatttgagattgagatgtACTTGATTGATAGAATGCAGCAAACACAGACTATTAATTTAAACTACTTTTTTCCCATTAAAActgaaaaacaaaaaatagaCAACAAAGTATCCTTTAATAGGAGGGAAGTGACTCTTCAGTCACATCCTAAATATATGTTGCTCGCGAGTTCTCAAAAATACCATTGAATGTGTATCTGATCCTCCAAAAGTAATGTATTTTTGAAGGATCTGTGACACAGGTGCAACAACATTTCTGGAGAATCTGAACAACATAGTGTTAAATTACAGGGGGATTACGTAAACAACATATATAAGCCCTCACTTGGGAGGACAGAAAGTTACGAGATATCGTGGAGCCCTACATGTATAAAGGCTGGAAGAATCATCAAATGCATAGCTATAAGCCTTTGGGCAAATTGCTTTAAATAGATTTGCAAAAACAGTTGGCTTGCAAGTTTTAGGATCTGCATATTGTCCTGTACAACAATACTTTGGTGATTGTATAGCCAAACAAGCACTTTTGCAACCAACTACTCTGTCTCCAGATTTCACTTCAAGTGCTGATGGACAACATATGTTTAAATCAGCTTCACATTCCGCTACGCCACAGCCAACACCTCCTCCCACAGGTTTCATCGACACTGGCAAGTTGAACCCATCGACTAAGCTTACATCGTAGAAATGTAAGGGTGAAGTCGATGAGCCTAGTGTCATTTCCACTACAGTAGCGGGGGGCTCACCTCCTAGCCCCCGGCATTGTAACTGGTCACCACAATTGCCAGTATCACATTTTCCTTTCCCATTTTCGTCAAAATGACAGTTCTGTCTCCCCCATATTCTCCCCGACCACTTGTCAGGCACGTCGAGGACAATTTGCTGGCCAGTGCTGAGGTGAAACCCGCCATCTTTTAACGTAGTCTGTCCTGCACCACCGAGAATACCGGGCCATATGCTTTCCTTGCAGTTGTTTACTAGAATGACTTGGGTTCCATCTGCAGTCACATGAAAATCAGTGTGTGATAAAATTAGACACAAATGTGGAACCAGAATTTTGAGTGTGAATTTCATAACATAAACATAGGATTCTGACAAAAGCTACTAAGTTCTGTCGAACCTAACAATTACTGAAAATGAGTTAAAAGTTAGAGAATTACCAGTGctaaaaaggaagagaaatatGCATAGCAAAATATGGATAAGATAAGGTGAAATAAGCATTTTGAAAGTGTATGACTAGAAATTGGCTCTAGTAAGTGAGAATAATTGGTGATGATCAATTATGGACAAGGACTCAAGGGTTTTAAAGTACAATTTTTCTTGGTAGAGAACATTCCCCTTTAGAAGATAAGTGCTTGTGTGCTTTCTCTTtgcctctttttctttttagttttttaatatattaattgttttgagttttaaaggttATATACATCGCCAGTATTACATATTTTTTGCATTATCAAGTCATTTAAAGGATATTTATAggtaattttcttaaaatgtgagATTTGTAATCTTGAAAATAAGACAAGTTATCTGCTACAATAGGTAAATGTTATTTTGGCAGTATAAAATTTCTTGTACTGACGGTGTATatacttttaaattcttttagtctttttctttgGAAAGAAGACGCATATATGCATTGCTTCAAGTGGAGGACTTCTACAAGCAGAATTGTTTTTAATTAAATGGCAGAGGTAAATATAAATTCACATGGTTAAACTTTGAAGAAAATGGTGAATGGCTTTACAGTTCAAGATGATTCATGATATGTTTGAATGTCATTCATTTATTAAAACTAcgttttaataaatattttcaacaaCATATATAGTGTGTCTCCttataactttttcttttttacttttttcttgaTGAACTATATTATCTTATATACTGAAAGAAGTGTAGAATAAGCTTAGTTGTTATTAAACTTATCAAAGAGGATAACAAATATTATTGAAGATTATCGATATTTGTTGAAAGTGTATACAACGCTATAATCACACGCAAGATTGATTTTACTATAAAGAAAAGATCGTTTTTTAACTTTTTGAAATGTTGTGTAGTAGAAGCAATCTTCTGAGCTTTGTAAAGGAAAAGGGAGGCCTCTAAATATTTATATGGTGACATGATAAAGAATTGTCTGGTAATATCCTGAATGGAATTCTAAAAGAAATGATTTTAATACTAAAGAATGTTATTCTTGACAAGGAAGATTTTTTTTAGTTGCTTAAAGTGTTAATCTATACATAACTTTCACAGTAGCTAGAGGTTGGATTGGACATAATCTGTCTCTTTTCCTGCAATCATGTGTCTCTCTTTTATTACAATCCTTCATGGATTACTTCCGGAATTTTTTGAAAACAACATCTCAATCTCCATCTTTATcttataaaaatagaaagatagGGGTAAGATATCTTTAATTAAACTAAACTTCTCTTATAGCTTTAATCACCTTTCATATTCTTTTCTCTCAAGTGTCATCATCTATGCTAGAAAAGCTTAAGCACTTGTTATTAGCAGCAGTCCAATAGATCTTTCATGATCAAAGTTGCATATTGTCTTGGTTTCTATCCCTTTGCATCACAAGCGCACTATTCCaaccgtttcaatttgtttgtttgattttgacttagtacgaaatttaagaaagtaaaaatatttttgaatcttGGGGTTTCCAGTGAATCAATAGATTAGATATAAgttaataataagaatataccactaaaacaaatctcaaataaaatgacTACTTTGTCACTAGGATTCAACTCCTTAATAAATCTTCATCTACTGGAAAAGTGAACTAAATCAGGACCTCTGTTCCCTGTAGCTCTATCCATTGCCAAGTCTCAAATGTGTATACTGGAAATTTCGCGTCCACTTGACAATGAGCAAATCTGATGGACAACTCAGAAATAACATATCAAAGCCAGTAAAAGCTAATATTTACTGACCATCCATACACCGATCTTGATGACGATTCACTGCAACTCATATGAGGAAAAACTGAAACCCAATCTTCCCTCATTTGTGGATTTCAGTTCCAACTTCTGAAAAGGACTGCCAAAATAAATCCAATCACTTCCTCATCAACTTCAGACGTATAAAGTTTATAATAGATGGGCAAGGTTCATGAGCACGAAATAGGTACTCCATATTAAATGGGAAAACCTTATAGAGAAAGAGCTTTGTAAAAGATGGTACCTGCTATTAGGATCGTAATAGAAGccattgatggaaccatcactACAGGAGAAGCAAACATAGTAAAAACCAGCTATTGTCAACCCACAGTCTGTTCCAACATTCACGAAGTATTGTTCTTTCCATCTCTGCACAGCCAAAGTCAGAATGGTAATACATCATGAGCAATGCAATCAAGCTCCCTTACAGTATAAATCAGTAATAGAAGACGTGTTACCATGAATATGTATGGGTAGTTACTCAGGTCCAGTGATTTACCGCCATCGACGTCCACTTGGCTCTgaaaagagcagaaaagataaAGAAGGCTGAATATCTGtatttaaagaagaaactttGACTGCTTACCAGAAGGGGTGAAAATGACGGAAACTTGGTCCAGTGCTTTATGTCATCTTCTGATCTGATCACAAAATCAAACCAGTTAGTTAAACTTCTAATCTAGTAAATTACTGGAACCATTTGGAATAAATATTGGTTAATGTAGAAAGAGGAGGGAAAGAGCATACGTGGCACCCCATTTGCCAGTGAAGAAAGTATAGTTCTTGGTATCAACAATTTCTCCTTCCCAGAAAGTAACTACCTGGCAATACCACGAAGAACTGGTGTTATACTACATTTTCGAGGTTGGCCCATGATAGATATATAAAAGAGCATTCAGAACATATTGGTTAACAGCCTTTTTACCAAAAGAGACGGATCACAGATTAGAGTTTCAGTTACATGCTGAAGACTGATCACAACTTGACGAATCACTTCAACAGTAAGTTTATTCTCTATGGAAACGAAGCTGCTATAGAGATTAGAGGGTGTGCACTTCTCTGTACTTTGTGTGTTGCCAGAGCCTTTTACAGCAGCTCTACTATAATATAATGGGAATTAGGTAACTACTTGATTGTTTAAGTCTGATAGCAGAAGTAAGAAATTCTCAAGGACAGACGAGGAGACCCAGCTTCAAGTGGTTACCAAACTTACAGATTCCGTGTTGCTAGTTTACAGCTTAAGTGTATGGAGAATTAGGTCACttctattttataatttaataagTGAGAATTAGGTAGCTACCTGATTGTTAAAGGTGAAAACAAGAAGAATGAGGTTCAAGGTAAGATACGAGATAAAGTTTTGAGCACTGAACCAAACTCACATATTTTCAGAGTTCAACAAACATGCGTTGAACAAAAGACTAAAAGGTTTAACaagaaaatatcattaaataaaaagaaatattaaatcGTGTGAAGCAGAATTTTGATTTCACTTATCAGATATATAACTGCAGAATCTTTGACAGTGATTATTCATTCCTGCAAATTCCTTTTTTACTTTCTCGTGTGAgttattttgaaaagaaattcCCCGTTACACACGTGTCCCATCGAGACACATGCACGATGCATTGGCCATAATAATGTTTGGCTTTTCATATGAGTTAAGAGTCCAAGGTAGACACTAGACaccaaattaatttatttttcataataatCTCTTTTGCCTCAATCTCCATTTGCAGGGTTCTAGAAAACAAGCCATTTTGCACTAGTGATCATTCCCAAGGATCCAGTATGAAACATTGGATCAAGGACCTCCAGAAATAtgtctacttttttttttatgatcgtGCTGTCTGGGCCAGCTTTTGCGGATCTCTACTTATTCCACGGGATACCTGCCACCTCCCACCAGTAACATGTACTaggtaactctgtccaccaaggctagAAATATGTGTATATTTTTATCTAAAAGAGTTCTTAATGTTTTACACCTTGTGGGATATGATGCCAGATAAATTAGGTACAATTACAAAAGTATCTCTCAAGGGAAATCTATAAAAGGATTGAGTGACAGAGCCCTTAACACAATCTACCTCATTGAGTATGGAGAGAGCTTAACGAATTCACCAGCCTCCACAACATGTTCTTTCAAAACATGTTCTTTCATTATTGAGGATGAAGTATTTCGTTCATTAGGTTTCAAAGTAAAGTTTCTGGTACTGCATTACTCTATTCAACACAACCTCTCAAAACTCACTTGATTTAGTTCCAAACTCTGTTTGagtgagaaatataggagaaaaatattattgaattgtgtaagaaCAAACAATATTACataaagaccctatttatagacactataaaccaatccttttccaagtaggatactataaactattcatatttctattcctattttaagtaggattgtgtacacctattcctattctaacactccccctcaagttggtGCATACAAATCATATGTACCTACCTtgttacaaatataattaatacgaAGAccagtgagggacttggtgatgATATCTGAAAGTTGATCATTTGACTTCACAAACTTTGTAACAATATCTCCTGAGAGTATCTTTTCTCTAACAAAGTGAtaatcaatctcaatgtgcttagtcctcTCATGAAACACTGGATTTGATGCAATATGAAGGGCTGCTTGATTATCACACCCAAGTTCCATATGACCGGTTTCTCCAAATTTTAGTTCTATCAGCAACTGTTTGATCCAAACTAGCTCACAAGTTGCCACAACCATTGCTCGATATTCTGCTTCTGCACTAGATCGAGCAACCACACTCTGTTTTTTACTCTTCCACGACACCAAATTACCTCCTACTAAAACACAATACCCGGATGTAGAACGTCTATCAGAGGGTGATCCTGCCCAATCAGCATTTGTATATCCAGTGATATGCTCATGGCCGTGATCCTCAAAGAGTAGTCCTTTATCGGGAGCTGACTTTATATATCGCAGAATATGAATAACTGCATCCCAACAACTATCACAAGGAGAAGTCATAAACTGACTTACAACAC
Proteins encoded in this window:
- the LOC129876482 gene encoding thaumatin-like protein, with translation MLISPYLIHILLCIFLFLFSTDGTQVILVNNCKESIWPGILGGAGQTTLKDGGFHLSTGQQIVLDVPDKWSGRIWGRQNCHFDENGKGKCDTGNCGDQLQCRGLGGEPPATVVEMTLGSSTSPLHFYDVSLVDGFNLPVSMKPVGGGVGCGVAECEADLNICCPSALEVKSGDRVVGCKSACLAIQSPKYCCTGQYADPKTCKPTVFANLFKAICPKAYSYAFDDSSSLYTCRAPRYLVTFCPPK
- the LOC129876150 gene encoding uncharacterized protein LOC129876150, with protein sequence MPVRVVEGSSALSQPSGGTSGNTLPSVCTLLSVGQAFSGTQNVSSQQKDEAWRVNVRIQGCDLDHGYLCGTMEALNVPMADTPVVTFWEGEIVDTKNYTFFTGKWGATSEDDIKHWTKFPSFSPLLSQVDVDGGKSLDLSNYPYIFMRWKEQYFVNVGTDCGLTIAGFYYVCFSCSDGSINGFYYDPNSSPFQKLELKSTNEGRLGFSFSSYELQ